The following DNA comes from Dehalococcoidia bacterium.
CGCGCTCCTGACCGATACCGTGGGCTTCATTCAGAAGCTTCCGCACTCGGTTGTCGCCGCCTTTCGCGCCACCTTAGAGGAGATAGGGGAGGCCGACCTGCTCCTGCATGTAGTGGACATAACACACAAGAACGCGGCGGAGCAGGCGCAGGTGGTGGACAAGATACTGGCTGGCATGGGGCTGATGGACAGGTCGCGCATTCTCGTTCTGAACAAAGTGGACGTGCTTGCGCCGGACACGCCGGAGGGGATGGAGCCGGGCGTGGCTCTGGAGAGCCTGGTGGAGGCGCCCAGGGAGACGCGCTGGCCGGTGGCGCTGGTGTCCGCGGCTAAAGGTTGGGGATTGGACAGGCTGCGCGAGATGATAGCGCGGGAGCTGGAGAAGGCGGCGAAAGATTCAAAGGCCGCTGTGGCGGGAGATTCCTCACTGCGTTCGGAATGACGGGGCTTGGCTGTCACCCCGAGTCCTTCCACCGAAGGACGAGGGGTCTCCCCTGCGGGGTACTTCTCATATGGCGGTGCAAACTAGAGTCGATGAAAACTGGATACAATACGATGGAATAATGGCCTCAGGGTGAGGCTATCCTTGACATCGTACCAGCAGTGAATAGACCAACCTGTTAGTTCGATAGTCATATATGTGATAAATACGGCATTTCCTTCTGGCCCCGGGTAGACATAGTAGTGTCTGATTGCCTCCAGCCCATCCAATGAAAACATTTTGGAACGATTGGCAGAACCCTCGTAACTTTGTTCTGGCTTTTCCGCTTGATAAAGTTCTCCCGCAGTGAGCGGAGAGCGAAATGCGAACTTGGACACTTCCACTTCAAGAACGTGGTTTACGTCCACCTTTGGCGATGCTCGCCAATACCCACTACATCGCCCTTGTGCCCGCATACGTCTCATACGACGCTCGAAGGACTCCTCTGACCCGTCCTTCTCCGCACGTTCTCGCATGCCATATTCGTCCAACGGGATGATAGCGTCTTTCATCGCGCGTTGCAGAAGGCGATACGACTTTCTCAGTCCTCTGTCAGAGTACTGTTCGGTTCTTGCGCGGCGCAAACGTGCCTCTCGCTGCTCACAATCTTGCACTTGCTCAAAGGGGTGCTTATTGGTATCGATCTGAACACCCCAATCTTCAGGAAGCCATATCGAGAAGCCGAGTTTGTTGCTGGTGACGATAGCGCCCCGTCTCATAGCGGCTTCTTTGCGCGCTTTCCCCAATATACGACTGCCTCTCAAAAGGGAATCACGAGTTGTCCAGTATCTCACTTTGGAATGGGAGATGCCGAGGGACTGAGCTATGGTCCAGTCGGTGACTTGTCTTTTCCCTCCGAATCCAAGCAACTGCTCGACTTTCTTTCTAGCGTCTTTCTCCCCTGAAAGGAGTGTCTGTAATGCCAAATCCCGAATCTCCTGCGTTATTTGTGCTGTTTTCAAGAGGTTTTCTCCATTGGTGACAGATTTAGACCTCGTCCGTCTCTCGGGTCTTCTCCTAGTCCGGTTTGTGGCTGCGTAGCGCGCATCAGCGTCGGCTCAGCATGGCGAGCAGTCCGTCCGGCGTCAGCGCGCCCGGCGGCTCCCGCCGCGCGTCCACCATCGGCCTGGCCTCCAGCGCGAAGCGCTCGCCGAAGCGGGCCACGACCCGCTTGATCACCGTCTCCATTTCCACGGGTCTGCCCAGCAGCCGCTCGACGGACGTGACTCCCTTGCCCTGGATGCCGCACGGGACGATGGAGTCGAAGTACGAGAGGTCGGTCGAGACGTTCAGGGCGAAGCCGTGCGACGTGACCGCCGCGCTCACCTTCACGCCGATGGCGGTGATCTTCTCGTCGCCGACCCACACGCCGGTGTACGCTGGCTGACGCCCCGCGGCGATGCCCAGGTCGGCGAGGGCGCGGATGATGACCTCCTCCAGGTTTCGCAGGTAGGCGTGCACGTCCAGCCGGTCCTCGCGCAGGTGCACGATGGGATAGCCGACGAGCTGGCCGGGGCCGTGGTAGGTGACGTCGCCGCCGCGGTCAACGTGGAAGACGCGGACGCCGCGCCGGGCGAGCGCCTCCTCGGACAGGAGCACGTGCTCATCGCCGCCGCCGCGACCTATGGTGTAGGTGTGCGGGTGCTCGAGAAGAAGCAGCACGTCCGGGATGGCGTCGGCGCGCCGCGCGACGGCGAGGGCCTTCTGCAAGGCCCAGGCCGCGCCGTACTCGATGGTCCCCAGGCGCACGGGGATGAACGCGGGCTGTGGTGCGGTCACGTGCGAGTCTTTCGTATGGGGGTGGAGTGTCCGGACACATTAAAAGCTGTCCCGAAAATCCTCGGCTGATCTTCTCTCATGGTTCGACAAGCTCACCATGAGCGGTGTGTCCCGCTCACCCTGAGCTTGTCGAAGGGTGAACACGTATTTCAGGGCTGACTTCTAGTATACCGGAGTCTCCGGCCCCACGGCCTCCAGCGCGCGCTTCACCGCCTGAAGGAACCCCACGGCGGTGTGGCCGTCCACCACCCGATGGTCGAAGGAGAGCGTCAGGTTCATCATGGGGCGGATGACGACGGCGTCGCCGACGGCGACGGGCCGCCGGACGATGGCCTCCATGTTCAGGATGGCCGTCTGCGGATAGTTGATGATGGAGAACGAGGCCACGGAGCCGAGCGCGCCGGGGTTGTTCACGGAGAACGTCCCGCCCTGCACGTCCTGCAACGCCAGCCTGTTCTCCCGCACTCCCACCACAAGCTCGTGCAGCGCCTTCGCCAGACCGGCGATGCTCTTCTGGTCGGCGTGGCGGATGACGGGCACCATCAGCCCCTCGTCGCGGGCGATGGCGACGGCGA
Coding sequences within:
- the lipB gene encoding lipoyl(octanoyl) transferase LipB; this translates as MTAPQPAFIPVRLGTIEYGAAWALQKALAVARRADAIPDVLLLLEHPHTYTIGRGGGDEHVLLSEEALARRGVRVFHVDRGGDVTYHGPGQLVGYPIVHLREDRLDVHAYLRNLEEVIIRALADLGIAAGRQPAYTGVWVGDEKITAIGVKVSAAVTSHGFALNVSTDLSYFDSIVPCGIQGKGVTSVERLLGRPVEMETVIKRVVARFGERFALEARPMVDARREPPGALTPDGLLAMLSRR